From Natrinema sp. CBA1119:
ATACCCTTGACCTTCCGTTAAGCGGGATTTACCTTGCCAATCGAGCACGAACAGCCCTCGAGTCTGTTGCCGTCACTGACCAGTTCCAAGAGCAATTCGGGACAGCGCCCTCATACGATCGGACTGCCCCGTCACGATCCATCGACTCCGTCATCTGGGACGTGTACGAACGCGGCGATACGGTTGTGATCAACGATGTCTGTGAGAACGATGCGATCGAGGCTACGGAGACGCCCGCTCGGAGTGGCATCATTCATGCCCTGGACGAGCATGGTGTCTTTATCACGTCGTCGCCCGATACGCACGCGTTCGACGACACCGATAAAGCACTGACGGACATCCTGGCAACAACCATCACCGCTGCGCTCGACCGGGTCGAACACGAAGTGTATCTCCGTGGGCAGAAAACCACCTTGGAAACGGAGAACGAACGGCTCGAAGAGTTTGCGCATGTCGTTTCACACGATCTGCGCAATCCGCTGACGCTCGCAACCGGACGGCTTGACCAGGTGCAAGACGAGTACGAGAGTGAGTCTCTCGAGGAGATCGACGCGGCGCTTGAGCGCATGGAGACGCTCATCGAGGATCTACTGACGCTCGCCCGCGAAGGCCGGACCGTCGCCGATTTCGAGGCGTTGTCCCTTGAAGATGTAGTCCGTCAATGCTGGCATCATCTCGACACAGATAACGCTACTCTGACTATCACCGACGATTGTACCGTGCGGTCCAACCAGAGTCGATTTTCTCAACTCTTCGAGAACCTCTTTCGAAACGCGATCGAACACAACGAGGGACCAGTAACGCTGACTGTTGGGCCACTCCGCGATGGGTTCTTCGTCGAAGATGATGGAGTGGGGATTCCACCGGCCGATCGCGACCAGGTGTTTGCTGCCGGCTACTCGACGAACGATAATGGAACTGGGTTCGGGCTGAGGATTGTTCAGGAAATCGTCGACGCGCACGGCTGGGAGATTACGGTGACGGAGGGGTCGAACGGCGGCGCGCGCTTCGAGATAACGAATGTTCCACTCCCATCATAGCGAGATCAGCAAAGCAGACGATGCCAAGATCACTGACCAACATAGCCCGCTTACGGCAGAGGGAGGACAAAATCGGATTTTGAGGGGAAGTTTATGAATTTGGAACCACCGGCTCTGTTGAAATCCTCAAAGAGTTACAGGTTCGCCCTGTAATTCCACGAGATGAAGGCCCTCCCGAAGTCGCAGATTCTCCGCTTTACTGAGAAGGCGATCCATCTGGCACGCCGAGCGGTCTCTCAATACTCCTCGAAGTTCTCCAAACACCGCTATACACTCCCGCAGCACGTTGTTCTGTTGTGTCTCAAAGTTCGAAAGAACACAACCTACCGTGGTCTACTTGACGAACTGATCGAGATGACACGCATCCGACGAGTTCTTGGATTAGCCGAACTTCCTACGCCATCAACGCTCTGTAAGGCATTTAACCGGCTTGATATGGCCGTATGGCGTATTATGCTGACTCTCTCAACGACGCTACTTCCGACGAGCGGAGTTGTTGGAGTTGATGCGTCAGGGTTTGACCGCAGTCACGCTTCGAAACACTACACGAAACGCGCCGAGCTCACGATTCAGCAGCTCAAAGTGACGCTGTTGGTCGATACAAAGGTGAACGCAATTCTCGATCTCCACGTGACGACGACACGAAAACACGATAGCCAGATCGCTCCGTCGTTGATCAAACGCAATCCCGAGAGCATCGATATTCTGCTCGGTGACAAAGGGTACGATGATCAGAAAATCAGGAGACTTGCCCGTCAATACGAGGTTCGTCCACTGATTAAGCATCGTGAGTTCACGTCACTTCACCGGGCATGGAACGCACGCTTGGACGCTGATCTCTACGGACAACGGAGTCAATCAGAGACTGTCAACTCAACGCTCAAGCGGAAGTTCGGTGCGTTCGTCCGCTCACGACGGTGGTGGAAGCAGTTCCGTGAACTCACTATCACCTGTCTCAGTCACAACATCGACCGATCACTCTGAGTAATCAAAAGAGGGGACTTACAGATCGCTTAGCACAGTGACCACTCCCAACAGATATTTCAGCGATCAAGATGTCGAACAAAGATGATTCCAACATAGCCTTAGACTCCACCTTAATGGTGCCAACATTGCTTTCCTGTTAATTATCCGTGCGCACAGAAAGTTGGAGGGGCGTTCTTCAATAGCCGCCTGCATCCGAAAAGCACCGTCCGCATTTGCTAATCCCATTACTGGCAATTGCCTGTTCTACGGAGGTGTTGTGTAACTGCTCTTGCCTAAGGTGGCGGGTCACACCACAATCTGTATGGAACCCGGAGGTACCCCGCTTTCGTTTGTGTAGCGTGTCCGTATTTACGTTCACAA
This genomic window contains:
- a CDS encoding GAF domain-containing sensor histidine kinase → MDALHERTRMFMRADSTYDVAQIATDAARDLLGLEVNSVLVYDDNLDALVPLTETREGRALFGEYPIFYAGEGFVWEVFETMEPQLYEDVSAEPGVYNPETPIRSELIFPLGEHGVFIAGSTTARDFDEQTKSVASVLTANVEAALDRVTREETIKQLYLQLEALIRANTREEVATLAVETVRDTLDLPLSGIYLANRARTALESVAVTDQFQEQFGTAPSYDRTAPSRSIDSVIWDVYERGDTVVINDVCENDAIEATETPARSGIIHALDEHGVFITSSPDTHAFDDTDKALTDILATTITAALDRVEHEVYLRGQKTTLETENERLEEFAHVVSHDLRNPLTLATGRLDQVQDEYESESLEEIDAALERMETLIEDLLTLAREGRTVADFEALSLEDVVRQCWHHLDTDNATLTITDDCTVRSNQSRFSQLFENLFRNAIEHNEGPVTLTVGPLRDGFFVEDDGVGIPPADRDQVFAAGYSTNDNGTGFGLRIVQEIVDAHGWEITVTEGSNGGARFEITNVPLPS
- a CDS encoding IS5 family transposase, with product MKALPKSQILRFTEKAIHLARRAVSQYSSKFSKHRYTLPQHVVLLCLKVRKNTTYRGLLDELIEMTRIRRVLGLAELPTPSTLCKAFNRLDMAVWRIMLTLSTTLLPTSGVVGVDASGFDRSHASKHYTKRAELTIQQLKVTLLVDTKVNAILDLHVTTTRKHDSQIAPSLIKRNPESIDILLGDKGYDDQKIRRLARQYEVRPLIKHREFTSLHRAWNARLDADLYGQRSQSETVNSTLKRKFGAFVRSRRWWKQFRELTITCLSHNIDRSL